One genomic segment of Salmo trutta chromosome 8, fSalTru1.1, whole genome shotgun sequence includes these proteins:
- the si:dkey-46i9.6 gene encoding E3 ubiquitin-protein ligase TRIM39, which translates to MAYLAGNHGNLTEEQVHCSICLDVFTNPVSIPCGHNFCRCCILDYWKTTALFQCPMCKKTFFKRPDISINTVLREIAEQFKDIRVSNAERLQQQELKEERDLQKKMEEQKKKEEEQKKMEREMKKKEQQELVQKQQKLLQELRLKQEMQKLQLPQLQRTTSQEPEKPIEGKPEGEPEEPPADAPPSPPHSPWGEVSCDVCMGDRMKAVKSCLVCLTSYCEEHIKNHNTRFTKHKLIEPVTNLEERMCPKHERLLELFCKKDHICVCVLCTETDHRAHFTVPVEREWTDKKAQLKKTEIDVQQMIQERLKKMEEIKHSVELNKSSAQREIEDSMQVFQELIRSIQRTQAELVLAIEEKQRETERWSQGLIGELEQEITELQRRNTDLEHLSRTEDHIHFLQSFPALCTPPATKDWSGTRVHTEVCVGIIRRAVSKLEETLSEEIDKLVDSELKKILKYTVDLTLDPDSANPWLQLSEDRRQVRHLGTWQDLPDIPERFDTVVIVLGREGFTAGRHYWEVQVGDKDDWYLGVAKASVNRKGRIAVSSSQGYWALAMKKGQGYRASTTPPLLLTLDPKPKRVGVYVDCEEGQVSFYNVKERSHIYTFMEDNFKDKLFPFFYLYCCDKQSDAMVICPINEKSLIKQC; encoded by the exons ATGGCTtaccttgcaggaaatcatggaAATCTGACAGAGGAGCAGGTCCACTGCTCCATCTGTCTGGATGTGTTCACCAATCCTGTCTCCATACCCTGTGGACACAACTTCTGCCGCTGCTGCATCCTAGACTACTGGAAGACCACCGCCCTGTTCCAATGCCCCATGTGCAAGAAGACCTTCTTCAAGCGGCCCGACATTAGCATCAATACCGTCCTGAGGGAGATCGCTGAGCAATTTAAGGACATCAGGGTTAGCAACGCCGagcgtctccaacagcaggaacTGAAAGAGGAACGAGATTTGCAGAAGAAGATGGAAGAGCAAAAAaagaaggaggaggagcagaAAAAGATGGAGCGGGAAATGAAGAAGAAAGAACAACAGGAACTTGTTCAAAAGCAGCAGAAACTACTCCAGGAGCTGAGACTGAAGCAGGAGATGCAGAAGCTACAGCTGCCACAGCTGCAACGAACGACGAGCCAGGAACCAGAGAAACCAATAGAAGGAAAACCAGAGGGAGAGCCAGAGGAACCTCCAGCCGATGCTCCTCCATCCCCACCCCACAGCCCATGGGGCGAGGTGTCTTGTGATGTCTGCATGGGCGACCGGATGAAGGCCGTCAAGTCCTGCCTGGTGTGTCTGACCTCATACTGCGAGGAACACATCAAGAATCACAACACACGCTTCACCAAACACAAGCTGATCGAACCCGTGACTAACCTGGAAGAGAGGATGTGTCCCAAGCATGAGAGGCTTCTGGAGCTGTTCTGTAAGAAAgaccatatctgtgtgtgtgtgctgtgtacgGAGACGGACCACAGAGCTCACTTTACTGTACCTGTAGAGAGGGAGTGGACTGATAAGAAG GCTCAGCTGAAGAAGACAGAGATAGATGTACAGCAGATGATCCAGGAAAGACTGAAGAAGATGGAGGAGATCAAGCACTCAGTGGAGCTGAATAAA TCCAGTGCCCAGAGGGAGATCGAGGACAGTATGCAGGTGTTCCAGGAGCTGATTCGGTCCATCCAGAGGACCCAGGCTGAGCTGGTGCTGGCTATAgaggaaaagcagagagagacagagag GTGGTCCCAGGGCCTGATAGGGGAGCTGGAACAGGAGATCACTGAACTACAGAGGAGGAATACAGACCTGGAGCACCTCTCACGCACAGAGGACCACATCCACTTCCTACAG AGTTTCCCAGCCCTGTGTACCCCTCCAGCCACTAAGGACTGGTCTGGGACCCGTGTACATACTGAAGTGTGTGTTGGGATCATCAGGAGAGCTGTGTCCAAATTGGAAGAGACACTGAGTGAGGAAATTGACAAACTGGTGGACTCTG AGCTGAAGAAGATTCTTAAGTACACAG TGGACCTGACCCTAGACCCAGACTCAGCCAACCCGTGGCTCCAGCTCTCGGAAGACCGCCGTCAAGTGAGGCACCTGGGAACTTGGCAGGACCTCCCGGACATCCCAGAGCGTTTCGacactgtggtcattgtcctGGGTCGCGAGGGCTTCACCGCGGGACGCCACTACTGGGAG GTCCAGGTGGGGGACAAGGATGACTGGTACCTAGGCGTGGCCAAGGCATCAGTCAACAGGAAGGGGCGTATCGCCGTCAGCTCCTCCCAGGGCTACTGGGCGCTGGCCATGAAGAAAGGCCAGGGATATAGGGCCTCCACGACCCCGCCGTTACTTCTGACCCTTGACCCCAAGCCGAAGAGGGTCGGGGTGTATGTGGATTGCGAAGAGGGCCAGGTTTCGTTTTACAACGTGAAGGAGAGGAGCCATATCTATACATTCATGGAGGACAACTTTAAGGATAAGTTGTTTCCATTCTTTTATCTGTACTGTTGTGATAAACAGTCGGATGCCATGGTGATCTGTCCGATCAATGAAAAGAGTCTGATCAAGCAATGCTGA